The proteins below come from a single Zonotrichia leucophrys gambelii isolate GWCS_2022_RI chromosome 3, RI_Zleu_2.0, whole genome shotgun sequence genomic window:
- the FBXO30 gene encoding F-box only protein 30: MEEHQQHLHCVNCVSRRCMTRPEPGISCDLIGCPLVCGAVFHSCKAEEHRMLCPLERVPCLNSGFGCPFIVARNKIADHLEVCPASVVCCTMEWNRWPVSYADRKSYENLSKDVDEVEQLDMALALQDQRMLLESLKVATMMSKAGDQIPESREQTSVKSSAPDTVHTNGLMPVDEESYGALYQATVETTRSLAAALDILNTATRDIGMLSSNLCISPHEMKEDPKIKEQASSGIIQDKKSDSENPDEDTVGAVGGINFDSLSQNSQMEQNGSCDICYDVVQNHDLNLNLSNSSLLCNGFHVENVENECSKVLDHSEDLGVSNSKPSSVANGECTASHDDEALESCSSCPVTAQVEVIPADHLVNGNANHVLLPHNANEEEILERQVEQERLRNIDAFSLLRHRSYRFLVNHYWSTPKEDKAVDTSDLEITEDPMGLQGIDLITAALLFCLGDSPGGRGISESRAVDVYHVDFGTQTFSLPSAILATNTMVGEIASASACDHANPQLSNPSPFQTLGLDLVLEYVARYQTKQRSMFTFVCGQLFRRNEFSSHFKNVHGDIHAGLNGWMEQRCPLAYYGCTYSQRRFCPSTQGAKIIHDRHLRSFGVQPCISTVLVEPAKSCLIGLHNDHLSSLPFEVLQHIASFLDGFSLCQLSRVSRLMRDVCGSLLQARGMVILLWEKRKCPEGSSWQVKEKVWRFSTAFCTVNEWKFADIVSMADHLKKCSYNAVERREEAVPLPCMCVTRELTKEGRSLRSVLKPVL, encoded by the exons ATGGAGGAACATCAGCAGCACTTACACTGTGTGAACTGCGTCAGCCGTCGCTGTATGACCAGACCAGAGCCGGGCATTTCCTGTGATCTCATTGGCTGCCCCTTGGTTTGTGGGGCAGTTTTTCACTCATGCAAAGCTGAGGAACATCGCATGCTATGTCCACTTGAAAGAGTGCCTTGTTTGAATAGTGGCTTTGGATGTCCATTCATAGTAGCCCGAAACAAAATTGCTGATCATCTAGAAGTTTGTCCTGCAAGCGTGGTGTGTTGTACCATGGAGTGGAATAGATGGCCAGTCAGTTACGCTGACCGAAAATCTTACGAAAACCTGAGTAAAGATGTCGATGAAGTGGAGCAGCTAGATATGGCTTTAGCTCTTCAAGACCAGCGCATGTTATTAGAATCACTTAAAGTAGCAACTATGATGTCAAAAGCAGGTGATCAAATACCAGAATCCAGAGAGCAAACCTCTGTCAAATCAAGTGCCCCCGATACAGTGCATACCAACGGTTTGATGCCTGTAGATGAAGAGTCCTATGGTGCGCTTTATCAAGCTACTGTAGAAACAACGAGAAGTttagctgctgctctggataTCCTGAACACTGCTACAAGGGACATTGGTATGTTAAGTTCAAACCTCTGCATTTCACCACATGAAATGAAAGAAGATCCCAAGATTAAAGAACAAGCTTCTAGTGGCATTATTCAGGATAAAAAGTCTgactctgaaaatccagatgaaGATACTGTAGGAGCAGTTGGGGGAATTAACTTTGATAGCCTGAGTCAAAATTCACAAATGGAGCAAAATGGTTCTTGTGATATTTGTTATGATGTAGTGCAAAACCATGATTTAAATCTAAACCTCAGTAACTCCTCACTTTTGTGTAATGGTTTTCATgtagaaaatgtagaaaatgaaTGTTCAAAGGTGTTGGACCACAGTGAAGATCTTGGTGTATCTAACTCAAAACCGTCCAGTGTAGCAAATGGTGAATGTACTGCATCTCATGATGACGAAGCATTAGAGtcttgcagctcctgccctgtaACAGCACAAGTTGAAGTAATACCAGCTGATCACTTAGTTAATGGCAATGCTAATCATGTGCTACTTCCCCATAATGCtaatgaagaagaaatattaGAGAGACAAGTGGAGCAAGAAAGATTGAGAAACATAGATGCGTTTTCACTTTTACGGCATCGATCGTACAGATTCCTTGTTAACCATTATTGGTCAACACCAAAAGAAGACAAAGCTGTTGATACATCAGATTTGGAGATAACAGAAGATCCTATGGGTCTTCAGGGAATTGATCTAATCACTGCAGCTCTGTTGTTTTGCCTAGGAGATTCTCCCGGAGGTAGGGGGATATCGGAAAGTCGCGCTGTCGATGTATATCATGTTGACTTTGGGACCCAGACGTTTTCTCTCCCATCCGCTATACTGGCCACAAATACAATGGTGGGGGAAATAGCTTCAGCTTCTGCATGTGATCATGCCAACCCACAGCTCTCAAATCCAAGTCCATTCCAGACTCTTGGATTGGATTTGGTATTGGAATATGTGGCTAGATACCAAACAAAACAGCGTtcaatgtttacatttgtttGTGGACAGTTGTTTAGAAGGAATGAATTTTCGTCGCATTTTAAGAATGTGCATGGAGACATTCATGCTGGCCTTAATGGCTGGATGGAGCAGAGGTGCCCTTTGGCATATTATGGGTGCACATATTCTCAACGAAGGTTTTGCCCTTCAACGCAAGGGGCAAAAATTATTCATGACCGCCACTTACGGTCATTTGGAGTTCAGCCTTGTATATCCACAGTATTAGTAGAACCAGCAAAAAGCTGCTTAATTGGACTACACAATGACCATCTGAGTAGTCTACCTTttgaggtgctgcagcacatTGCTAGTTTTCTAGATGGCTTTAGTTTATGTCAGCTCTCAAGAGTGTCACGTTTAATGAGAGATGTGTGTGGAAGTTTGCTTCAAGCACGTGGAATGGTGATACTGCTTTGGGAGAAGAGAAAGTGCCCAGAAGGAAGTTCTTGGCAGGTAAAAGAAAAG GTCTGGCGCTTCAGTACAGCCTTTTGTACTGTGAATGAGTGGAAGTTTGCTGACATTGTGAGCATGGCTGACCACTTGAAGAAGTGTAGCTACAACGCCgtggagaggagagaggaggccGTGCCGCTGCCATGCATGTGTGTGACGCGAGAGCTCACCAAGGAGGGACGCTCGCTGCGCTCTGTTTTGAAGCCAGTACTTTAA